agaggaccgtccaggacagagctcgttctcctgatcagcctattgatcctgctcctgtccctgtccgtgctgccccctctccagcagcccacagcatagaagatggctgaggccaccacagagtcataaaaggtccgtaaaagagtcctgcacacaccaaaggacctcagtctcctcagcaggtggaggcgactctggcccttcttgtagagggcgtgggtgttgacggaccagtccagcttgttgttaaggtgaacacccaggaatttgtagctgtctaccaactctatgtctgctccctggatgttcaccggtgtaaagtgagatgttttcctctggaagttaatgatcatctcctttgtcttgctggtgttgagctgcagctggttaagctcactccagctgacaaagtccctgatgaccgtcctgtattccagatcattcccctctgaaacacaaccaacgatggctgtgtcgtcggagaacttctggatgtgacactgtgtgcagttgtgtgtgaagtccgaggtgtagagggtgaagaggaaaggggagagcaccgtaccctgaggggcacctgtgctgcagagtaccatgtcagacacacagtgacggagcctcacatactgtggtctgttggtgaggtagtctataacccatgcagtcaggtgttggtctactcccacactctccatcttcactctgagtagtgccggctggatggtgttgaaggcactggattTAGATGGTGTTTTGCATTTagaaaaaactcacaatttacatatactgtactgtgtatgttcttgatttattttttcacaGAATTTGAAGGTACTGCTTTGTGTAAtggaaaaaatttaaaatatagtaaaatattttttaaaaattccccaaaaattatatttaatttttgttttttttttaatacctggagattttttttaaattaaaatttactttcacttttagaaaaaaaattggagttcagcttttggtttgttttgtacTAAAATAACAATctgttttggtttaaaaaaaaatatatatatatcttttataATATGAAGTATATGGGGAGGAAACAAATGAGGTGTGCCAACTGCTCTTCTTGGCAGGGGCTGCGGGGCAGAACAAACAACACCTTGTGACAAAGAACACGGCCAAACTGGACCGCGAGACGGAGGAGCTCCACCACGACAGGGTTTCCTTGGAGGTTGGCAAAGTCATCCAGAAGGGGAGACAGGAGAAAGGCCTCACCCAGAAAGACCTTGCCACTGTGAGTATGCTACAAGTCTGCATTTTGGAGTCAGTGCACTTTTTGGACATCAGAGTTAACAAACTTTAATAGCCCTCCAAATTTCATAGcttcaatgtgtgtgtttttaggaaGCTATGCAAAAGTGTGAGCATAAAGGGCgtattctgcgaagcgagtttagcGGGTTAGCTAAACAGTGTTGCTTTTgccagtcataatcttttgggaactcttCATAACGttccataataattacgtattacttttttggaaaatacactggccgggatcgcttcacttttcagcgtgACGTGAAACGCCTCCTTTCACGTGAACGCGCACTTAGCAGAAAGTCGAAAACCGGACTTGGGATTTGGCtgagccactttcgccgtaTACCCCCAAAGTCCACTCGAATGATGCAGTAGTCTTAAAGTGTAACATTATCAGCTAGCTGCTTATATGTTCTCTTTTTAAAATCAACATCACTTGAAATAAAAATTAacactttttaaagtgtttttttgtcactAAATAGTTCTATTTTTGTCAAtgtcttttttaaaagaaaattaaCGAGAAGCCACAAGTCATTGCCGACTACGAGTGCGGGAAAGCCATCCCCAGCAACCAGGTTATGGGCAAGATCGAGAGAGCAATCGGTAAGGATGACTTCACCTTCATTACTTCATTTTTGGAAGCGTTTTTATTAAGGCAGTGGCTCAGGAAGAAGAGCAGGCGGGTGgtccagaaaccagaaggttggcggtttgatCCTCGCTTCCTCCACTCAGTCactgtgtccctgggcaagacacttcacccaccttgcctccagtgctgcctacaatgatgtatgaatgtgaatgaaggTTTGCTGGTGGTCAGAGAGGGCCTAGgagcaaattggcagccacgtttccgtctgACTgacccagggcagctgtgtagattaccaccaccagtgtgtgactgaggagtgaatggatgagtgctttgggtgccttgaaaagcttGATATACAGttaaatccattattattattcctttttttttctccacaacATTAAGGTGCTAGTTTTAAACAATagggaaaaaatgaaaatagaaataagctgTTCCAAGGTCAACACAGTCTCCATCACTAAAACCTGCTAAGTTAGATTTTAACATGCTTAACTGCCACACAAGTATAAAATAAGTGAAGCACTGTGTGATTAAGAAGAAAAGGAAGTTGGTCAATATTGTATTCCAGCAAGTGCACAACAACAaatttatttttgacagcacaACACTAAAAAATTGTGCCCTCAGTAAAGTAATGGtaccctctgctggttgctgccaaGATGCTGCACAACTTGTCAGTCAGTTGTGACGGACGATCTTCACGCATATCTAACAAGTTAACTATGGTGTTTGCAGGTATGAAACTGCGTGGGAAAGACATTGGCCAACCCCTGGAGGCAAAACCCAAGAAGAAATGAACACAAAGCCTCGAAATCAGCCCCCCCCAACCCACCCACCCCACGCCATGCTGCCCTTAATCCCTCTCTTCTCCCCTCTCCCTGGGCTGATGTGACCAGCGTTCCTGCCTGAGGACCTGGTTCTTCACTTGCATCACAGGCTGCACACGGACAAGTCATCACAACACCAACACAACAGAGCGGTTCTTTTCTTTTGGTTCGTTTTGACCAAATTTGCTTCGACTCTGGCATGACCCTCTCCCATCGTGACAGAAAATGGTTTAATACAAAGTGGATAATCTTCACAACAATGTCGGTGTGGTCAGTTGAAGAAGGCCTGAGCATGTTTTAGTGGCCAAAAGTGCTTGAttgcattgcttttttttccacacacttAGCGACAGTTTGCGTGGATGTCATTAACAGTGGTGAAATGTTTTTAATGCTCTGCTTTGTTttgttaggaaaataaagtttgGCAATTCACACTTGAAGTTATTTTTATTGAGGAAAAAGGGCTATTTATGTTTTCCTAAGTTTTTAATCTCTGACAAAAGAGACCAAAAAGGAATGTCTACTACAGAAGACACAAGCTGGTTTTCAGAAggatttataattattttttttgtaaaataggAAAATAAGTTTGGTTTTAGCATTAAAAATTGCattcaaaaatgcaaaaaaaaacatctgtaggTACCTGATTAAATTTTTTTCATAcgacagttttattttatttctgcatttaCACTAATTGGAGCGTGACGATTTTTCTGTATTAGCAGGTAAAGTAGATGTAGTACCCACATATCACCGCAAGATGTCAGTACAGCTCTTCAACGTTTTAACGTTAAGGCATGGTTGACAGTACTGTCCGTATTGTATTGCACCAAGTACCATCATATACTTTTCACCTCATCATAACAAggctgaaacaaaacaaagattatgtgacttgtcctttttgtcaatattcactTCCATTCAGAAGATAGTGTCAAACTTCGGGTGCATGGAGCAAACAAGGACGGGGGAGCAGTTAGCAGCGGATATTTGGACTCTAGTTCTTGCTCTCCTGAAAATGCCTTTCCATTGGCCAAAGCTCCATAGCAACATGCACAGCCCCACCTATGACAAGCAGCAGCCAGTGGTTTGGACGCTGGGATGTGAAGCAGAAagggtgtatgtgtgtttgggggTGGAGGGGTTCAGTCAAGGAGGGGTCAATAAACACAGGATTTGGATGTGCAAACTTGAGGGGCTTTGTTTTAGCCCAGGGCTCCAAACCGAACATTCCACAATAAAAACAACCTGTAGTACTGAATGCCATTATTTAACTCTACTTTGTCCTGTAGAAggaatgtttatatattttatggGGTGCCTTACAGATGTGCACTATGCAGGTCACATCATTTTGGGGAAtgtgttttacaattatttatccccaccaccaccagcaaTGTATGCAACAATGTTTGCATATGTGATGCATTAAACAGCTAAATCAGAAACtatggtatatatatatatatataaatgtccTTAATGTTAAATCAAAAGATCTATAGGAATATAAAGTACCTCCTCACAGATCTCTTGCATTGTAGGCGATTTACAACTGATCTGATGTTTTGCGCCTTTTTGCGACATTACGACTCAATTTACGGCAAACCCACATCTCCCTGCACTCCTAATCCTAAATACGAGCTAAAACAAGGTGAAAAACGTACGCGCTGCTCGAAGAAAATACTCTATTTGTGCTAGGTAAGCCTGCTAAGCCACATAAATGTAgtttaaagtgtaaaatgtgttttaatcaGCATATGGTTACTTTTTTGCTCGTTGTGTTAATTTAGTTAGTAATAATTAATCATAAAACTAGCTGGCATTGCTAATAGTGAAGACGAAAACTACCACATTTTAAAGTGACAAAATAAATGCAGTTTATTGattgacatacacacacacacacacacacagtctgttGATTAGTAATGACAGAGCACcctttacaaataaaaaaatacatgcagtCTGTGAACCTCTCACCACTTTTATTAGATATAAAACGCTGCTActttcaaataaaacaacaacctcCAGTGATGACTACAGGATAACGAATAACATAAATATTATGTTTAACCGCCGCTCATATTggcaagttttgttttttaagaccTGCTTGCGGCATTTATTGTAGAAAAATGGAGCGTTGTTATGAAAAGCCAGTTTCACAGCAACAACCCTCCcgaacatttatttacattttgtggaGTCACACAAACAACAGAAGGCACGGTGTCAAAATCTTTCAAAAAGAAGGGAAGAAAAAGCAGTAGGATGAGTTGCATGTTTTTTAGCCAGCAGATAATTAAATCAAAGACATTCCAAAGGATATTGTTCAAAAAACGGTACCATTGTCTATACACCACATTAGTACTTTGCTCAAGACAACAGTAGAGGTGCCAGTTATGCTTTAAATACAGAATGGGACAACAGAAAGTGTTAAAAGTGTAACATTACGAAAATGAGCCATATGAGAATGTAAATGGACGGTTGGTTGACGCATGTAGCGGTAGTGCTCACAGGAAGTAGGTGGCTTCACAGTGTTTCCTTTTTGTAAGAAGTAAAAGTGCCGCGCTGTCTGCACCCGTCTAGCTATATACCATATGAGCAAAAGTATTAGGACTGTATGAGACTCCTTAATTCCTTCTTAGATGTGAAAGTAAAAAAGGTGGGGGTCGAGTCGTGAATTCTGAGGGACTCCATTCCCTCAGTATTTGATGGAATAACAATTATGAGAGATCAGAGGTCTTATATTTCTTAAGTGTGGTAGTTTGATTCAGTGTCCTCCAGGTGAGGACTCTGGAGGGAACCTTGAGGGACTCCGCTAACCCAAATCTTTAATGAAATAAGGAACACGGTCAGATTCCTTGAAGGTAAAAACAGAAGAGTCAAAGTTTTGGGATGGAAGCCAATGTTAAATGAAAACAAGTGTGAACCTAGAGGGACTCCACTTCAGATACAAGCCAACAAGAAACCCCATTTAAGGAAGCCTTGTATTACTGATGATACACATTGAGATAAATGAGCTAGACCTCTTGAATCCTAATTCTTCATCTTGGCAAGTTATATTTAGACAATTGTaagcttccaactttgtgggaacagtttgggaaAATCAGTTGGGCCCTTTTCTGTTCTGGCATGACAAAGCAGGTTTGTAAAGTTGGGGTTAGATGAATTTAGTTTCCATCAAGCACCTTTGGGATGAGCTGCAACTAGAGATCACAAGCCAGACTTGGAAGACTACAAAATAATTGACATATTTTCTTCAATTTTGAGGGCATGTCCTAATCTGTGTCCATATATACGTATTAGTTTGTGACATTATCAGTCTTCTCATAACCACTTTCCATGCTCCCATTTTTTCCAGCATTACTTGAGCGAGTAAAGCAGCTCAGCAGTGTGACACAGAGCCAGAGGGTGAGCCGAGGAGAAGTACTGACAGCACAACCAGTCCTCCAGCTCCGCGTTCCTTTCGGGCTCCAGCGAGCGCTCGGCGAACTTCATCATCAGCAACGCCCGTTTGACATCCAGCCAGTTGAGGAGGCCCTCGTGTCGGGCCCCCTCCGCCAAGCCCCCGCTTTGCCCATGCCTCTCCCACTGCTGATCCATCAGGTCCCTCCTGGGTCCCCACAGCAGGCTCTGCAAGATGCGCTTCGCATCCTGGATGTGGATGCGCTTGATGGGGTCTGGTTGGAGCAAGAGCTGCGCCAGTCGTTGGAGTCCGGCAGAGTACAGCGACACAGATGGGATGGCAGGTAAGTCCTCGCAGCGGTAGTCCTGTTCCCTCAGGGCAGGGATGACCTCAAAAGGGTTGGGCTGATGGAGTAACTCGTAGATCAGGATGCCTGTCTGGAATTCGTCAAATTTCCGGTATTGGGCAGCCGACACGATCTCAGGCGCCAAGCGAGCGTGGTCCCGCTTCACACGAGGGTCCACACTGGTTGACGCAGCATCCTCGGTGGAACGGCGCTTGGCTTTGGCAAAGTTGCTGATCAGGAGGCGGGGGAGGTGACGCTGACTGTCTACAGTGTTAAAACCGTTAATTGTCTCAGTCTGCTGGGTGGAAGGAGTGCCTTGTTTGCACTGGTGAGGAACCAAGAGGAGATTCTCCAGGCAGAGGTCGCGGTGCGTGACCCCGTGCTCCTTCAAGTGCTCCAGACCATTGCAGAGCTGCAGTAGAAGGAAGCAGACGCGGCGCTCGTACACTTCCGGCTGGCTTTTGTGGAAGGAGTCAAACTCGCGAGCAAAATCAGCTGTTGTCTGACGAGGGATCTCAGGTGTGATGACGACCACTCGCTCTCGCTCTGCTTGCTGACCGGTTGAAGTCCCCATGGGTGAGGTTGGCATGGCAACCTGATCGGACGGCAACATGCTCTGGGGGACGCAGGCCAGAAAGTGTCCACAGTCCTGCTGCAGGTTGTAATGGGCGGGCATGCTCTGCTGCACCGACAAACCATAGAGGTGGCCCTGCTTGGCCTCCAAGGACGGACTCTTGCAGATCTGGCGAGGTAGGAGGGAGGAggaatgaagaagaagaaaggaatgGATAGGGGAGGGGAGGAATTCCAGGGAGGGGAGCCAAGGAACACAAGAAAGGAATTCTTGTTAGCAAGGTTTCAAGGTCAGTGCCAATTCAGTTCCTGTTCCCAttcatgtgaaatcaatgccaCTGATGCAAATCTAAACATAATCCCTAGCTGAAGGTTTTTTTAGTCCCCAGAAGAAAGGGagggattttatgtttttatcctGAGACGCAGAAGTCAAAACAATAACTTTTAAAGCTGTTCTTAGTGCCTTGGGATCACTTCGAAAAAGAAGGTATTCTTTGTGTTACACCTTTGAATTCTCATGATAGCTATGAGTTTGAATGTATTCATGATTTAAGTACATAACATTCTGAAGTTAGATTAAGGTTTTGAGGTTTTATCAAACTAAATTCCAGCAGGATTGTAAAGATGAATGAGCAAGCCTTTGGGCATCCGGGCAGCGgtttcaaatactgtacaaagaGTCCCTAAAGACTTGAGGACAAAGGTCATGGGGCGACTGATTACACAACCTTCCTACTCCTGTTATGTTTTTACATAGGAACATCTAGTGGTACCAGAACAAACAAGCTCAGCATCTGATTTTAATCTCTGGACCAACGTGCGACACCTTGTATGCAAAGGATCACTAAATGGGTAGAGTAGCATTTTGGAATTACCTTCACGGCGTAGGAGTTGCTGGGGTCGGAAGCGCAGGCAGCAGAATAGTACACAGCATCTCCCGCGTTGCAGCTCGGCTTGTTGGACGTGAGCCTGAACAACGACCAGTTGCTTTCCTCAAACCTTAGTCGGTTCTTCTGGGAACCCGTGAAGTGTTCCTCGCATTTTAGAGCCAAGCGGCGCAAAGACTCTGCGTACAGGCCCCCTAGTTTTGAGTAAACACCTTCCCTACTGTCAATGTTGCTCAGGAGGGTTTGCAATTGCAGACTGGAGCCCAAGTTGGCAGCTGGGCCTGCTTCGGTTGGCATAAAGGGTGCACTTAGCTGAGGGGAAGAGGAGCAGGTGATGCTGCTTCGGCAGTGGACACCCAAACGTCCATGATTCTTAAACGGATCATCTAAAGTCCGGGACCTCAAAGGTCGGCCGAGCGGGGCGTGACAGTGCTCTAGAGACTCATTGGAGGAGAAGACAGGTCTTGGGTCAACAGGACTGGAGGGTAAACTGTCTCGCCTGCTTGAATCGTTGGGTCGACACACATTGTTTTCCGAACCGGTGAAGGGGAGGCGCGGGTAGGACAGGACAATGCCCTTTGAATTGCCGTTATCGGGAGCCGACACGGTGCGGTTTACTATCTTCTTCTCCGGCAGTGGAGGTGGCTGGTTAGCTGAGATGCTAAACGAGGGAGGGTGTGGAGAACGAGGTGCTGAGGTCCCCGGACTTCTCAGGAATGGAGAGGAGCAGGACAGCCGTGTTCCATCCCGAGATCCTGATAAGAGAAAGGATATTACAGTATTAGGAAAGATGCTACAGGACATGATCTACTGTGAATCCATAATAGACCAACTTCCAGAACATTTGTTGAAAACTAGCCTCCCTACCTCTTCTAAGTTAAAATTTCCTTACCTCTTGTCTTTAATCGCGCTGAAAACTTCCATCGTTCCATCCATACATGAGACATTTGTGAATCAAGACTTTATGGCTATGCCAGAGAAGACAGATACTGAGATAATTGTGTGgtaaggaggagggaggaggacgACTGTAAAAGAAAACTAGGATGTAGCCAATCCCTTTTTCCCTCGTTATCGGGCTCCATAATTATCTCTTCAAACAACGCTGGAAGCCAGGAAGTCTCAGCAATTACAAGTGCATTTTCAGAAGAAGGATGAGGGTAATTCCCCTTAAAAAACAAGAGGGAGACACATGCCGGCTTGTACCATGTCGCATTTTAACTTTTGAGTGAGAGTTCATAGTAGTAAAAACCAGGTTTCTGGTTGCAGTCACAacacagtgtgtgtatgtgtgaaagAGGAAGAGATAAGATGACGGActgctgcaataaaaaccttGGGAGTTCCTCTAGTGTTCACTGTGGACAAAGTGCATCAGGGTGAAACAGCAGCATTTCCACACAAACAACTGACGAACTACTTCACACAAAGGGGGATGCATACACAGCAAAATCCAACCCATGAGTTATTAATTCACTGATGACTGTTTTAGTCATAATTTACAGTTCACATGACTGACAGCTTCTATCAAAAGTGGCGTCAAAGTTCTGTGTGTGAAACGTGCCTGTTTTCATGCGACTTTTCGCACTGACTTCCCATCCCAAACTTCATTATCACTTTGTATTTCACTACTAACACATCTTGTTTTGTAGAGGTATTGTAATGTCAgaagacattgcgtgtgaatgcggCAGCTGAATGAATACACAAAGAGGGAAAAAATAGAAATGAGCAGAAGGGGCACGAGTGTCGAAGCAGATGAGGCgacatttaaaattaaaaaagtgtttaGATAAGTCTCTACTTATGAAAACAGGTAAAATGCTACGATGCtaatatgctaatgttaacatgcaacACCCAGCATGGTAGGGCTATGTGTCTGCGGGTGTTAATACTTacgaaaatgtcaaaaaattatactatgctaatattagcatgccaGCGCTAAACATGCGAACACCTGACATGATAgcactaagtgtttatataggtTTGTACTCATGAAAACTAAaagctaaaatgctaaaatgacatgaatCTGGCATACGTAGCCGTACACTCCGAcagtactgctagctttgtttacgtCTCATGGCGCAACACTTATGCGCATAGAGTCAATATATTAGAACAGCAGTgtaacgagggacaactgtatacggCATTCaaggacacattcaaagacatgatatgtagtattgtagcACTgcccactaggtgtcagtaagccactgcaggaagtacgctgtccagaaa
This Dunckerocampus dactyliophorus isolate RoL2022-P2 chromosome 17, RoL_Ddac_1.1, whole genome shotgun sequence DNA region includes the following protein-coding sequences:
- the edf1 gene encoding endothelial differentiation-related factor 1 homolog isoform X2, with the translated sequence MAESDWDTVTVLRKKGPTGAQAKSKQAITSAQRRGEEVETTKKWAAGQNKQHLVTKNTAKLDRETEELHHDRVSLEVGKVIQKGRQEKGLTQKDLATKINEKPQVIADYECGKAIPSNQVMGKIERAIGMKLRGKDIGQPLEAKPKKK